Proteins from one Hydrogenophaga sp. SL48 genomic window:
- a CDS encoding sensor histidine kinase, with translation MPTGALTRRILGTPAYLWAGLLVLALFIALLWVSRTGAVDGAYAIRHAQVTHSQSGVALHTTVSLPHVWDDQTPPWHGEARYRLDWPASLGTERPLGLLLPRVGARYRVWLNGHEVSDRFWARSGFVDTSLVPHLVLFPKAWLAADPGANQLDIEVKGQPLRKSGLSIVHLGDADALNHRYEQLMWWQVYATWMVAACSLMVGLMSLLMWLQTRERMFGLLVGATFAWTVRLALTPMETPPMPFEVWYYLHKLSFTVYCGCLYLFMWELFEYRQGYIRNFVNGLLVVGPVWLAVTVYFNQYDMYRLWMGIITATSAVALVKLFHRARWGLDSNQRLMVLVGAATMATGVRDFAVVNMGAPGDADIRWMNVGSLMLLYALGWVLVRRTASSMEQVGRLNAELAQKVSERESELHRLFERLRLVESQRVLECERRRLTRDMHDGLGSQLVQALNVVRSSGGQVDSAAVAAMLNHALEDLRMTLDSLEPMEGDLPTILGTLRQRIAPALQAARIDLDWQVQDVPAIPGLEAQGVLHVFRCLQEVFANIVKHAQASRVTVRTLEVDGCVELSVSDDGVGLDAPPDGTVRDGGRGIGHIRLRAAELGVQVHFDGANPGTCVRFLFPLQSPPFDGFSMQTREPGQAILL, from the coding sequence ATGCCAACGGGTGCCCTGACCCGGCGGATACTGGGCACGCCAGCCTATCTGTGGGCCGGGTTGCTGGTGCTGGCGCTCTTCATCGCCCTGCTGTGGGTGTCTCGAACCGGGGCGGTCGACGGTGCCTACGCGATCCGTCATGCGCAGGTCACCCACAGCCAGTCGGGTGTCGCTCTGCACACCACGGTGAGTTTGCCGCATGTGTGGGACGACCAGACGCCACCTTGGCATGGTGAGGCCCGTTACCGGCTGGACTGGCCCGCCAGCCTGGGCACCGAACGCCCGCTTGGCTTGTTGTTGCCCCGCGTGGGCGCGCGCTACCGCGTGTGGCTGAACGGACATGAGGTGAGCGACCGTTTCTGGGCACGGTCCGGCTTTGTCGACACCTCGCTGGTCCCTCACCTGGTGCTCTTTCCCAAGGCATGGCTTGCTGCTGATCCAGGTGCCAACCAGCTGGACATCGAGGTGAAGGGTCAGCCCTTGCGCAAGAGCGGGCTCTCCATCGTCCATCTCGGCGACGCCGATGCCTTGAACCACCGCTATGAGCAGCTCATGTGGTGGCAGGTGTATGCCACGTGGATGGTGGCGGCCTGTTCGCTCATGGTGGGCCTGATGTCGCTGCTGATGTGGTTGCAGACCCGTGAACGCATGTTCGGTCTGCTCGTAGGCGCGACATTCGCCTGGACCGTGCGCCTGGCGCTGACGCCCATGGAAACGCCACCCATGCCTTTCGAGGTCTGGTATTACCTCCACAAGCTGTCCTTTACCGTCTACTGCGGTTGTCTGTACCTGTTCATGTGGGAACTCTTTGAATACCGGCAGGGTTACATCCGCAACTTCGTCAATGGTTTGCTGGTGGTCGGGCCGGTGTGGCTGGCGGTCACGGTCTATTTCAACCAATACGACATGTACCGCCTCTGGATGGGCATCATCACGGCCACGTCCGCCGTGGCACTGGTCAAGCTCTTCCATCGTGCCCGCTGGGGGCTGGACTCCAATCAGCGCCTCATGGTGCTCGTGGGTGCGGCCACCATGGCCACAGGGGTGCGTGACTTTGCGGTGGTCAACATGGGGGCGCCCGGTGATGCCGACATCCGGTGGATGAATGTGGGCTCACTGATGCTGTTGTATGCCCTGGGCTGGGTGCTGGTGCGCCGCACCGCTTCGTCGATGGAGCAGGTGGGGCGCCTGAACGCTGAACTGGCCCAGAAGGTGAGTGAGCGCGAGAGCGAGCTGCACCGCCTGTTTGAACGCCTGCGACTTGTGGAAAGCCAGCGGGTGCTGGAGTGCGAACGCCGGCGCCTCACGCGGGACATGCACGACGGCCTGGGCAGTCAGCTGGTGCAGGCCCTGAACGTGGTCCGCAGCAGCGGCGGGCAGGTGGACAGTGCGGCGGTGGCCGCGATGCTCAATCACGCGCTGGAAGACCTGCGCATGACGCTGGACTCTCTGGAACCGATGGAGGGTGACCTGCCCACCATCCTGGGGACCCTGCGCCAGCGCATCGCACCTGCGCTTCAGGCGGCACGCATCGACCTGGACTGGCAGGTGCAGGACGTGCCCGCCATTCCCGGCCTGGAGGCGCAGGGTGTGCTGCACGTGTTCCGTTGTCTGCAAGAGGTGTTCGCCAACATCGTGAAGCATGCGCAGGCCAGCCGCGTGACGGTGCGCACGCTGGAAGTCGACGGGTGCGTCGAGCTCAGTGTCAGTGACGACGGTGTCGGGCTGGATGCACCGCCTGACGGCACGGTGAGAGATGGAGGACGGGGGATCGGCCACATCCGTCTGCGAGCGGCAGAGCTGGGGGTACAGGTTCACTTTGACGGAGCCAACCCGGGCACCTGTGTGCGCTTCCTGTTTCCCTTGCAGTCCCCTCCATTCGATGGTTTCTCGATGCAGACCCGGGAACCGGGACAGGCGATTCTGCTCTGA
- the dnaQ gene encoding DNA polymerase III subunit epsilon, which yields MRQIVLDTETTGLSAENGDRIIEIGCVELFNRKLTGNNLHFYVNPERDSHEDALKVHGISNEFLRDKPKFAQIADEVLAYLKDAELIIHNAPFDISFLNKELERLKRPPMKAHVAGVIDTLVMAKEMFPGKRNGLDALCDRLEVDNSGRTLHGALLDAELLADVYINMTRGQDALLMDVGTTEVAGEVSVQVDLSQVVLPVLRANEQEVAAHGVALADIDKACKGKTLWRQLETA from the coding sequence ATGAGACAAATTGTTCTGGACACGGAAACCACCGGCCTGTCGGCTGAAAACGGCGACCGCATCATTGAAATCGGCTGCGTCGAGTTGTTCAACCGCAAGCTCACCGGCAACAACCTGCATTTCTACGTCAACCCGGAGCGCGACAGCCACGAAGACGCGCTCAAGGTCCACGGCATCAGCAACGAGTTTCTGCGCGACAAGCCGAAGTTCGCCCAGATTGCGGACGAGGTGCTGGCGTACCTCAAAGATGCCGAACTCATCATCCACAACGCGCCGTTCGACATCAGCTTCCTGAACAAGGAGCTGGAGCGTTTGAAGCGCCCGCCCATGAAGGCGCACGTGGCGGGCGTGATCGACACACTGGTGATGGCCAAGGAGATGTTCCCGGGCAAGCGCAACGGCCTCGATGCCCTGTGCGACCGGCTGGAGGTGGACAACTCCGGCCGCACTTTGCACGGCGCCTTGCTGGACGCCGAGTTGCTGGCCGATGTGTACATCAACATGACGCGCGGGCAGGACGCGCTGCTGATGGACGTGGGCACCACCGAGGTGGCCGGCGAGGTGTCGGTGCAGGTGGACCTCAGTCAGGTGGTGTTGCCGGTGCTGCGGGCCAATGAGCAGGAGGTCGCTGCACACGGTGTCGCGCTGGCGGACATCGACAAGGCCTGCAAAGGAAAAACGCTCTGGCGGCAGCTCGAAACCGCATGA
- a CDS encoding LysR family transcriptional regulator, protein MDRLTAMRVFVAVAESGSFSATADKLEMSRAMVTRHVGALEQWLGARLLQRTTRSVTLTDAGETCLRRSQQMLALMDDVEQETSRQDTALRGQLRVTCSISFAYAQMAAALADFLKLHPQLKIDLNASEGALNLVEARIDLAIRISAEPDPALIGRVLAPCASVLVASPAYLAEHGTPTTPADLEGHRCLSFANFGKSVWTLIRGKEQSRVGVRSQLSANEATALLQAALAGGGVALQPTYLANPHLADGTLVAVLPDWQPPDMAIHALYPSRKHLSPAVRALMDFLVQRFATPRW, encoded by the coding sequence ATGGACCGCTTGACCGCCATGCGCGTGTTTGTGGCGGTGGCCGAGAGCGGCAGCTTCAGCGCCACGGCCGACAAACTGGAGATGTCGCGCGCCATGGTCACGCGCCATGTGGGCGCGCTGGAGCAGTGGCTGGGCGCCCGCCTGCTGCAGCGCACCACGCGCAGCGTCACGCTCACCGACGCGGGCGAGACCTGCCTGCGCCGCAGCCAGCAGATGCTGGCGCTGATGGACGACGTGGAACAGGAAACCAGCCGCCAAGACACCGCCTTGCGCGGGCAGTTGCGCGTCACCTGCAGCATCTCGTTCGCCTACGCGCAGATGGCGGCCGCACTGGCCGATTTCCTGAAGCTGCACCCGCAGCTCAAGATCGACCTGAACGCCAGCGAAGGTGCACTCAACCTGGTGGAGGCGCGCATCGACCTGGCCATCCGCATCAGCGCCGAGCCCGACCCTGCCTTGATCGGTCGTGTGCTGGCGCCTTGCGCTTCGGTGCTGGTGGCCTCTCCGGCCTACCTGGCGGAACATGGCACACCCACCACTCCGGCCGATCTGGAAGGCCACCGTTGCCTGAGTTTTGCCAACTTCGGCAAAAGCGTCTGGACGCTCATCCGTGGGAAGGAACAAAGCCGGGTCGGCGTGCGCAGCCAGCTCAGCGCCAACGAGGCCACCGCCTTGTTGCAAGCTGCATTGGCGGGCGGCGGTGTGGCGCTGCAGCCGACCTACCTGGCCAACCCGCACCTGGCCGATGGCACGCTCGTGGCGGTGCTGCCCGACTGGCAACCACCCGACATGGCCATCCACGCGCTCTACCCCTCACGCAAGCACTTGTCGCCCGCGGTGCGCGCCTTGATGGACTTTCTGGTGCAGCGCTTTGCCACCCCGCGCTGGTAG
- the iscR gene encoding Fe-S cluster assembly transcriptional regulator IscR: protein MRLTTKGRFAVTAMIDLALRQNNGPVTLAAISQRQQISLSYLEQLFGKLRRHELVESTRGPGGGYTLGRKASDITVADIIVSVDEPIDATQCGGKENCLGEGNRCMTHELWAALNAKMVDFLDSVSLQSLVEEQLAKGVVVENAPMIKRAISSAPVVKPIRVNAPNSVFALGNAFSK from the coding sequence ATGCGCCTCACGACCAAAGGCCGCTTCGCGGTCACAGCCATGATCGACCTGGCCCTGCGCCAGAACAATGGGCCAGTCACCCTGGCGGCCATCAGCCAGCGTCAGCAGATTTCGCTCTCCTACCTGGAACAGCTGTTTGGCAAGCTGCGTCGCCACGAGCTGGTGGAGTCCACCCGTGGACCGGGCGGCGGCTACACCCTCGGGCGCAAGGCGTCCGACATCACCGTCGCCGACATCATCGTGTCGGTGGACGAGCCGATCGACGCCACACAATGCGGCGGCAAGGAAAACTGCCTGGGCGAAGGCAACCGCTGCATGACCCACGAGCTGTGGGCTGCGTTGAACGCCAAGATGGTGGATTTTCTCGACTCCGTGTCCCTGCAGTCGCTCGTGGAAGAGCAGCTGGCCAAGGGCGTGGTGGTGGAAAACGCCCCCATGATCAAACGCGCCATTTCCAGCGCGCCGGTGGTCAAGCCGATCCGAGTCAATGCACCCAACTCGGTGTTTGCCCTCGGTAACGCATTCTCCAAATAA
- a CDS encoding LuxR C-terminal-related transcriptional regulator, with translation MSVLPEPHELPATDGATRIYLIEDDPSIVQFVQRALVSRPSWRLVGHSGSVDHARQHALAGRANVFLVDLGLPDGRGEELLRWLAHERPDAELLVFTVFGGESSLVAALQAGATGYVLKGCRSDELIAAIEQIRDGGAPISPLLARMLLKQFRVAPDAPAPSLVLHDVLLSERETEVLRLVAQGYVNKEIAQRLTISPATVGSHIKNLYRKLAVHSRVQVVRVAQKRGLL, from the coding sequence ATGTCAGTTCTGCCTGAGCCGCACGAGTTGCCCGCCACGGACGGTGCCACGCGCATCTATCTGATCGAAGACGACCCCTCCATCGTGCAGTTTGTCCAGCGGGCACTGGTGTCGCGCCCATCGTGGCGTCTGGTGGGCCACTCGGGCAGCGTGGATCACGCTCGCCAGCACGCCCTGGCGGGTCGCGCGAATGTGTTTCTGGTGGACCTCGGGCTTCCGGACGGACGCGGGGAGGAGCTGTTGCGCTGGCTGGCGCACGAACGGCCCGATGCCGAATTGCTGGTGTTCACGGTGTTCGGTGGCGAGTCGAGCTTGGTGGCGGCACTGCAGGCAGGCGCTACAGGGTACGTTCTCAAAGGTTGCCGGTCGGATGAGCTGATCGCTGCGATCGAGCAGATCCGCGATGGCGGCGCCCCCATTTCGCCGCTGCTGGCTCGGATGCTGCTGAAGCAGTTCCGTGTCGCACCGGACGCGCCCGCTCCCTCGCTGGTCCTCCACGATGTGCTGTTGTCCGAGCGCGAGACCGAGGTGCTCAGGCTGGTGGCTCAGGGCTACGTGAACAAGGAGATCGCTCAGCGCCTGACCATTTCCCCCGCCACGGTGGGCTCGCACATCAAGAACCTGTACCGCAAGCTCGCGGTCCACAGTCGTGTGCAGGTGGTCCGGGTGGCGCAGAAGCGTGGGTTGCTGTGA
- a CDS encoding IscS subfamily cysteine desulfurase, producing the protein MSTPHFPIYMDYSATNPCDPRVVDAMIPWLREHFGNPASRSHAWGWEAEKAVETARDQVAALINADPREIVWTSGATESNNLALKGAAQFYKTKGKHLITVKTEHKAVLDTMRELERQGFEVTYLDVQADGLLNLDAFKAAIRPDTILASVMFVNNEIGVIQDIAAIGAICREKGVIFHVDAAQATGRVDIDLQTLPVDLMSLTSHKTYGPKGIGALYVRRKPRIRIEAQMHGGGHERGMRSGTLPTHQCVGMGEAYRIAKEEMHAENVRIKALHDRMLAGLKDVEEVFINGHETQRVPHNLNMSFNYVEGESLIMGIKGLAVSSGSACTSASLEPSYVLRALGRSDELAHSSLRMTIGRWTTEEEIDYAIGTIKENVAKLRELSPLWEMFKDGIDISTIQWAAH; encoded by the coding sequence ATGAGCACACCACACTTTCCCATCTACATGGACTACAGCGCCACCAACCCCTGCGATCCGCGGGTGGTGGACGCCATGATTCCCTGGTTGCGCGAGCATTTCGGCAACCCGGCCTCGCGCAGCCACGCCTGGGGCTGGGAAGCTGAAAAAGCGGTCGAGACCGCCCGCGATCAGGTGGCTGCGCTCATCAACGCCGATCCGCGCGAAATTGTGTGGACCAGTGGCGCCACCGAGTCCAACAACCTGGCGCTCAAGGGCGCGGCGCAGTTCTACAAGACCAAGGGCAAACACCTCATCACCGTCAAGACCGAGCACAAGGCCGTGCTCGACACCATGCGCGAGCTGGAGCGCCAGGGTTTTGAGGTGACCTACCTGGACGTGCAGGCCGACGGCTTGCTGAATCTGGACGCCTTCAAGGCCGCGATCCGCCCCGACACCATCCTGGCTTCGGTCATGTTCGTGAACAACGAGATCGGCGTCATCCAGGACATCGCTGCCATCGGCGCGATCTGCCGCGAGAAGGGTGTGATCTTCCACGTGGACGCGGCCCAGGCCACGGGCCGGGTGGACATCGATCTGCAAACGCTGCCGGTGGACTTGATGAGCCTGACCAGCCACAAGACCTACGGCCCCAAGGGCATCGGTGCTTTGTACGTGCGTCGCAAACCGCGCATCCGCATCGAAGCGCAGATGCATGGCGGCGGCCACGAGCGCGGTATGCGTTCGGGCACGCTGCCCACCCACCAGTGCGTGGGCATGGGCGAGGCCTACCGCATTGCCAAAGAAGAGATGCATGCTGAGAACGTGCGCATCAAGGCGCTGCACGACCGCATGCTGGCGGGTCTGAAAGATGTGGAAGAGGTGTTCATCAACGGCCACGAGACCCAGCGCGTGCCGCACAACCTCAACATGAGCTTCAACTACGTCGAAGGCGAGTCGCTGATCATGGGCATCAAGGGCCTGGCGGTGTCGTCGGGATCGGCTTGCACCTCGGCCAGCCTGGAGCCCAGCTACGTGTTGCGCGCCTTGGGCCGCAGCGACGAACTGGCTCACAGCAGCCTGCGCATGACGATCGGTCGCTGGACCACCGAAGAAGAGATCGATTACGCGATCGGCACGATCAAGGAAAACGTGGCGAAGCTGCGTGAGTTGTCCCCCCTGTGGGAAATGTTCAAAGACGGCATTGATATCTCGACGATTCAATGGGCCGCACACTGA
- the iscA gene encoding iron-sulfur cluster assembly protein IscA, whose amino-acid sequence MSISISEAAARHVTRYIAKRGKGVGVRLGVKTTGCSGLAYKLEYADEIAPEDVVFEDNGVKVLVDPKSLAYIDGTQLDFVREGLNEGFRFNNPNERDRCGCGESFRI is encoded by the coding sequence ATGTCCATCTCGATTTCAGAAGCTGCAGCCCGCCACGTCACCCGTTACATCGCCAAACGCGGCAAGGGTGTGGGTGTTCGCCTGGGCGTCAAGACCACCGGCTGCTCCGGTCTGGCCTACAAGCTGGAGTACGCTGACGAGATCGCGCCGGAAGACGTGGTGTTCGAGGACAACGGTGTCAAGGTGCTGGTGGACCCGAAAAGCCTGGCCTACATCGACGGCACGCAGCTGGACTTTGTGCGAGAAGGCCTCAACGAGGGCTTCCGCTTCAACAACCCCAACGAGCGCGACCGTTGTGGCTGCGGCGAGAGTTTCCGTATCTGA
- the fdx gene encoding ISC system 2Fe-2S type ferredoxin, whose amino-acid sequence MPIIKILPHPEYCPQGTQVSAPAGTSICEALLDNDISIEHACDMVCACTTCHVIVREGYNSLNELDENEEDMLDRAWGLEPQSRLSCQAILAQQDVTIEIPKYSINHAKENH is encoded by the coding sequence ATGCCCATCATCAAAATACTGCCCCACCCCGAATACTGCCCACAAGGCACCCAGGTCAGCGCGCCCGCTGGCACCTCCATCTGCGAAGCCCTGCTGGACAATGACATCTCGATCGAGCACGCCTGCGACATGGTGTGCGCCTGCACCACCTGCCACGTGATCGTGCGCGAGGGTTACAACAGCCTCAATGAGCTCGACGAGAACGAGGAAGACATGCTCGACCGCGCCTGGGGTCTGGAGCCGCAGTCCCGCCTGTCGTGCCAGGCCATCCTGGCGCAGCAGGACGTGACGATCGAGATCCCGAAGTATTCGATCAACCACGCCAAAGAGAATCATTGA
- the hscB gene encoding Fe-S protein assembly co-chaperone HscB, giving the protein MNLLSNDFEIFGVAPAFALDRDALDARWKDLQREAHPDRFAAADAQAQRQAMQWSVRINEAYQRLKDPLKRAAYLCELNGAPIQAENNTAMPAAFLMQQMQWREDLEDARDDAALERMADDVAAARGRMLLDLQQVADVQRDFPALAGQVRALMFVERFARDVENRLDQLGQ; this is encoded by the coding sequence ATGAACCTGCTGTCCAATGATTTTGAGATCTTCGGCGTTGCGCCCGCGTTTGCGCTGGACCGCGACGCCCTGGACGCGCGCTGGAAAGACCTGCAGCGTGAAGCCCATCCGGACCGTTTCGCTGCGGCCGACGCACAGGCCCAGCGCCAGGCCATGCAGTGGTCGGTGCGCATCAACGAGGCTTACCAGCGCCTGAAGGACCCGCTCAAGCGTGCGGCCTACCTGTGCGAACTCAACGGCGCACCGATCCAGGCCGAGAACAACACCGCCATGCCGGCCGCGTTCCTGATGCAGCAGATGCAGTGGCGCGAAGACCTGGAAGACGCCCGCGACGATGCCGCACTCGAGCGCATGGCCGACGACGTGGCTGCCGCACGCGGCCGCATGCTGCTGGATTTGCAGCAGGTGGCGGACGTGCAGCGCGACTTCCCCGCACTGGCCGGGCAGGTCAGAGCCCTTATGTTTGTAGAGCGCTTTGCCCGCGACGTTGAAAACCGGCTCGATCAGCTGGGACAATAG
- a CDS encoding MBL fold metallo-hydrolase gives MIRTTVVAASLAIAFTSAQAAQPLTVKVYNAAGNSFNVNSTLVYSEKEAMVIDAGFTRADALRIAANVLDSGKRLTTIYVSQADPDYYFGVETLKEIFPQADVVTTPAVLEKLSAKMAGKVAFWGPKMGANAPRQPVAPRALVGNSLKLEGQTIEIRGTQGLLAHRPYAWIPSIKAVVGNIGVFGHMHVWTADTQSAAERAAWVAQLDEMAALKPELVVPGHMKAGSAVDASAIAFTKDYLQTFEKNLAASKTGAELIDAMKKAYPQLTDGAMSLDIGAKVNKGEMKW, from the coding sequence ATGATCCGCACCACCGTCGTCGCCGCCTCACTGGCCATCGCCTTCACCAGTGCCCAGGCCGCACAGCCGCTGACCGTCAAGGTCTACAACGCCGCCGGCAACAGCTTCAACGTCAACTCGACCCTGGTCTATAGCGAAAAAGAGGCCATGGTGATCGATGCCGGCTTCACCCGCGCCGACGCGCTGCGCATCGCCGCCAACGTGCTCGACAGCGGCAAGCGGCTCACCACCATCTACGTGAGCCAGGCCGACCCGGACTACTACTTCGGCGTCGAAACCCTCAAGGAGATCTTCCCCCAGGCCGACGTGGTCACCACACCCGCCGTGCTGGAGAAGCTGAGCGCCAAGATGGCGGGCAAGGTGGCGTTCTGGGGCCCCAAGATGGGCGCCAACGCGCCGCGCCAACCCGTGGCACCACGCGCGCTCGTTGGCAACAGCTTGAAGCTGGAAGGCCAGACCATTGAAATCCGTGGCACGCAAGGCCTGCTGGCCCACCGTCCCTACGCCTGGATCCCGTCGATCAAGGCCGTGGTGGGCAACATCGGTGTCTTTGGCCACATGCACGTGTGGACCGCCGACACGCAAAGTGCCGCCGAGCGCGCCGCCTGGGTGGCCCAGCTCGACGAAATGGCCGCCCTCAAGCCCGAGCTGGTGGTGCCTGGTCACATGAAGGCCGGTTCCGCCGTGGACGCCAGCGCCATTGCCTTCACCAAGGACTACCTGCAGACCTTCGAGAAAAACCTGGCCGCCAGCAAGACCGGCGCCGAGCTGATCGACGCCATGAAAAAGGCCTACCCGCAGCTGACCGACGGTGCGATGTCGCTGGACATCGGCGCCAAGGTCAACAAGGGCGAGATGAAGTGGTGA
- the hscA gene encoding Fe-S protein assembly chaperone HscA produces the protein MALLQISEPGQSLDPHQRRVAVGIDLGTTHSLVAAVRHGVSECLPSADGRVILPSVVRYLDPAQGGAGRQIGFEALAAQVGDPANTVSSVKRLMGRTRSQVVDADKLPYSVVDDNGMAVVDTVAGLKTPMEVSAEILATLRFRAEDSFDDELFGAVITVPAYFDDAQRQATKDAAQLAGINVLRLINEPTAAAIAYGLDNGSEGIYAIYDLGGGTFDISILRLTRGVFEVMATGGDSALGGDDFDQALAAWVLAQLGVAHAPTASERAGLHAEARRCKEALSSVKAGDDGVVFEAMVAGQALRQTVTPAEFEACTAGLTARTMTALRKVLRDAGIGKDEVKGVVMVGGSTRMPVIRRTVGEFFGQEPLTNLNPDEVVALGAAIQANALAGNSRDGDLLLLDVIPLSLGIETMGGLVERIVPRNSPIPTALAQDFTTYQDGQTALALHVVQGERDLVADCRSLARFTLRGIPPMAAGAARIRVSFTVDADGLLSVSAKEQGSGVETRIDVKPSYGLSDEQIASMLQDSFATAQQDMAARALVEARVDADRMIAATRSALAADGDLLDPAEREAIHVLMNQLAEVATGDEAAVIEAATTALAKGTEAFAAMRMNRGIQHALAGKRLEEV, from the coding sequence ATGGCACTCCTGCAGATTTCCGAACCCGGCCAGTCCCTTGATCCGCACCAGCGCCGGGTGGCGGTGGGCATCGACCTGGGCACCACGCATTCGCTGGTGGCGGCGGTGCGCCATGGTGTGTCCGAATGCCTGCCGTCGGCCGATGGCCGGGTGATCTTGCCGAGTGTGGTGCGTTACCTCGATCCCGCTCAAGGCGGCGCCGGGCGGCAGATCGGCTTTGAAGCGCTGGCCGCGCAGGTCGGCGATCCGGCGAACACCGTGAGCTCCGTCAAGCGCCTGATGGGTCGCACGCGGTCTCAGGTGGTCGATGCGGACAAGCTGCCGTACTCGGTGGTGGACGACAACGGCATGGCCGTGGTCGATACCGTGGCAGGGCTCAAGACACCCATGGAAGTGAGTGCCGAGATCCTGGCCACGCTGCGTTTTCGCGCCGAAGACAGCTTTGACGACGAACTCTTCGGTGCGGTGATCACCGTGCCCGCGTACTTCGACGACGCGCAGCGCCAGGCCACCAAAGACGCGGCGCAGCTGGCCGGCATCAACGTGCTGCGGCTGATCAACGAGCCCACGGCCGCGGCCATCGCCTACGGTCTGGACAACGGTTCGGAAGGCATTTACGCGATCTACGACCTTGGTGGTGGCACTTTCGACATCTCCATCCTGCGCCTGACGCGCGGCGTGTTCGAGGTCATGGCCACCGGCGGCGATTCCGCGCTGGGCGGTGACGATTTTGACCAGGCGCTGGCGGCCTGGGTGCTGGCGCAGCTGGGCGTGGCCCATGCGCCCACCGCGTCCGAGCGCGCGGGTCTGCACGCCGAGGCCCGCCGCTGCAAGGAGGCCTTGTCCAGTGTGAAAGCAGGCGATGACGGCGTCGTGTTCGAGGCCATGGTGGCCGGCCAGGCGCTGCGCCAGACCGTGACCCCTGCCGAGTTCGAAGCCTGCACCGCCGGCCTGACCGCCCGCACCATGACCGCCTTGCGCAAGGTGCTGCGAGATGCCGGCATCGGCAAAGACGAGGTCAAAGGCGTGGTGATGGTGGGTGGCTCCACCCGCATGCCGGTGATCCGGCGCACCGTGGGCGAGTTCTTCGGCCAGGAGCCGCTGACCAACCTGAACCCCGACGAGGTGGTGGCGCTGGGCGCCGCGATCCAGGCCAACGCACTGGCCGGCAACAGCCGCGACGGTGACCTGCTGCTGCTGGATGTGATTCCGCTCTCGCTCGGCATCGAGACCATGGGCGGCCTGGTCGAACGCATCGTGCCGCGCAACAGCCCCATCCCCACCGCGCTGGCGCAAGATTTCACCACCTACCAGGACGGCCAGACCGCGCTGGCGCTGCATGTGGTGCAGGGTGAGCGCGACCTGGTGGCCGACTGCCGCAGCCTCGCGCGCTTCACGCTGCGCGGCATCCCGCCGATGGCGGCGGGCGCGGCCCGCATCCGCGTGAGCTTCACGGTCGATGCCGATGGCCTGCTGTCGGTGAGCGCGAAAGAGCAGGGCAGCGGCGTGGAAACCAGGATCGATGTCAAGCCGTCCTACGGCTTGTCGGACGAGCAGATCGCGTCGATGCTGCAAGACAGCTTCGCCACCGCACAGCAAGACATGGCCGCCCGCGCGCTGGTCGAGGCCCGGGTGGATGCCGACCGCATGATCGCCGCCACCCGCAGCGCCCTGGCCGCCGACGGGGACCTGCTGGACCCCGCCGAGCGCGAAGCCATCCATGTGCTGATGAACCAACTCGCCGAGGTCGCGACCGGCGACGAGGCTGCTGTGATCGAGGCAGCGACCACGGCCCTGGCCAAAGGCACCGAAGCGTTCGCCGCCATGCGCATGAACCGGGGCATCCAGCACGCCCTGGCCGGCAAGCGGCTGGAAGAAGTCTGA
- the iscU gene encoding Fe-S cluster assembly scaffold IscU codes for MAYSEKVVDHYENPRNVGSFDKGDESVGTGMVGAPACGDVMKLQIKVNPTTGVIEDARFKTYGCGSAIASSSLVTEWVKGKTLDQAAALKNSEIAEELALPPVKIHCSILAEDAIKAAVDDYRKKHLN; via the coding sequence ATGGCTTACTCAGAAAAGGTCGTTGACCACTACGAAAATCCGCGCAATGTCGGCTCGTTCGACAAGGGCGACGAGTCCGTCGGCACCGGCATGGTGGGCGCGCCCGCCTGCGGCGACGTGATGAAGCTGCAGATCAAGGTGAACCCGACCACGGGGGTGATCGAAGATGCGCGTTTCAAGACCTACGGCTGTGGCTCGGCGATTGCCTCCAGCTCGCTCGTGACCGAGTGGGTCAAGGGCAAGACGCTGGACCAGGCGGCCGCGCTGAAGAACAGCGAGATCGCCGAAGAGCTGGCGCTGCCGCCCGTGAAAATCCACTGCTCCATCCTGGCCGAAGACGCCATCAAGGCGGCGGTGGACGACTACCGCAAGAAGCACCTGAACTGA